The proteins below come from a single Cannabis sativa cultivar Pink pepper isolate KNU-18-1 chromosome 3, ASM2916894v1, whole genome shotgun sequence genomic window:
- the LOC133035587 gene encoding zeatin O-glucosyltransferase-like — translation METTKDSSTSSIVVVMVPFLAQSHLNQLLQFAHVVSSSYDIPVHYISSTLHNSQVKSRASNPLNQLTKIHFHDYPLPISSPISQENPCFFESKFVKNAIPLFEASTHLRQPVCDLLKSLSPSTKRLVVIYDVVMVSVVQDVVCIPNGEAYSFNCGSIFVGFSLMCEALGRNDIVPMYNNMPSLKSCFSNFILDFMKRQQLGVVNFQAGEIYNSCRAIEGTILESLVNDIGGEKNKVWAVGPLHQTTVSNNELRRDQVQDKWLLEWLDKQESNSVMYISFGTTSVFSEEEIEEISIGLELSGVKFIWALREGDKFDVLGTNEEVLFPTSNWV, via the exons aTGGAGACTACAAAAgattcatcaacatcatcaatTGTGGTTGTAATGGTTCCATTCCTAGCTCAAAGCCATTTGAATCAGCTCCTTCAATTTGCCCATGTCGTTTCATCCTCATACGACATCCCAGTCCACTACATTAGCTCAACTCTTCACAACTCACAAGTCAAATCTCGAGCCTCAAACCCACTTAACCAATTAACCAAAATCCATTTCCATGATTACCCACTTCCAATTTCATCACCAATTTCCCAAGAAAATCCATGTTTTTTTGAATCCAAGTTCGTTAAAAATGCTATCCCTTTATTCGAAGCCTCCACCCACCTGCGTCAACCTGTTTGTGATCTTCTCAAATCACTATCTCCATCCACAAAACGACTTGTCGTAATTTATGATGTTGTTATGGTTTCGGTGGTTCAAGATGTCGTTTGTATCCCAAACGGAGAAGCCTATTCATTCAATTGCGGTTCTATTTTTGTTGGCTTTTCGTTAATGTGTGAAGCGTTGGGACGAAACGACATCGTTCCAATGTATAACAATATGCCCTCTTTGAAATCGTGTTTCTCTAATTTTATACTTGATTTTATGAAAAGGCAACAACTTGGGGTGGTGAATTTTCAAGCTGGAGAGATTTACAATAGTTGTAGAGCTATTGAAGGAACTATTCTTGAAAGTCTTGTAAACGACATTGGTGGGGAGAAGAACAAGGTTTGGGCTGTTGGGCCTTTACACCAAACGACAGTGAGTAATAATGAGCTAAGGAGAGACCAAGTTCAAGACAAATGGTTATTGGAGTGGTTAGATAAACAAGAGTCAAATAGTGTTAtgtatatctcttttggaaccACATCTGTTTTTTCAGAGGAAGAGATTGAGGAGATTTCAATTGGGTTAGAGCTAAGTGGGGTTAAGTTTATATGGGCATTGAGAGAAGGAGATAAATTTGATGTTTTAGGTACTAATGAAGAAG TTCTGTTCCCAACTTCCAATTGGGTTTGA
- the LOC115711451 gene encoding zeatin O-glucosyltransferase-like — protein MEATSAALKDSSTSSLVVVMVPFLAQSHLNQLLQFANVVSSYDIPVHYISSTLHIAQVKSRASNPIHQLTKIHFHDYPLQFSSSSSLPISHHEDPFFNSKFVENAIPHFEASPNLRQPVAELLQSLSQTTKRLVVVHDVMMASVVQDVVRIPNGEAYSFSCGSAFIFFASICNALGRNDIVSIKNMPSWESCFPAVIKGFVDREIEVVKFQAGEIFNSCRAIEGSFLQSLVNDFGWEKKKVWAVGPLHQTTITNNKDKWLLEWLDKQESNSVMYISFGTTTIFSDEEIKELAIGLELSGVKFIWALREADKFDVSSTNGEGQGPQLPNGFEERMKGMGIVVREWVSQVEILRHKSIGGFMSHCGWNSCMESISMGVPLATWPLHSDQPLNALFITQVLKVGVAVLEWEQRDEVVSSSMISRAVRTLMASNEGGEVRKRAEELGGEVRKSTEKGGATRMEWDSFIAHITR, from the coding sequence ATGGAAGCTACTAGTGCAGCCTTGAAAgattcatcaacatcatcactTGTGGTTGTAATGGTTCCATTCTTAGCTCAAAGCCATTTGAACCAACTCCTTCAATTTGCCAATGTCGTTTCCTCATACGACATTCCAGTCCACTACATTAGCTCAACTCTTCACATCGCTCAAGTCAAGTCTCGAGCCTCAAACCCAATTCACCAACTTACCAAAATCCATTTCCATGATTACCCACTTCaattttcatcatcatcttcattaCCTATATCCCATCATGAAGACCCCTTCTTCAATTCCAAGTTCGTGGAAAACGCGATCCCTCATTTCGAAGCTTCACCAAACCTTCGCCAACCTGTTGCTGAGCTTCTCCAATCACTTTCTCAAACCACGAAACGACTTGTCGTTGTTCACGATGTTATGATGGCTTCGGTGGTTCAAGATGTCGTTCGTATCCCAAACGGAGAAGCCTACTCATTTAGTTGCGGTTCTGCTTTTATTTTCTTCGCAAGTATCTGTAATGCCTTGGGACGAAACGACATCGTTTCGATAAAGAATATGCCGTCTTGGGAATCATGTTTCCCTGCTGTGATAAAAGGTTTTGTGGATAGAGAGATTGAGGTGGTGAAATTTCAAGCTGGAGAGATTTTCAATAGTTGTAGAGCTATTGAAGGAAGTTTTCTACAAAGTCTTGTAAACGACTTTGGTTGGGAGAAGAAAAAGGTTTGGGCTGTTGGGCCTTTACACCAAACGACAATAACTAATAATAAGGACAAGTGGTTATTGGAGTGGTTGGATAAACAAGAGTCAAATAGTGTCAtgtatatctcttttggaaccACAACTATATTTTCAGATGAAGAGATTAAGGAGCTTGCAATTGGGTTAGAGCTAAGTGGGGTTAAGTTTATATGGGCATTGAGAGAAGCAGATAAATTTGATGTTTCAAGTACTAATGGAGAAGGTCAAGGACCCCAACTTCCAAATGGGTTTGAGGAAAGAATGAAGGGAATGGGAATTGTGGTGAGGGAATGGGTGTCCCAAGTGGAGATTTTGAGGCACAAATCAATAGGTGGGTTTATGAGTCATTGTGGATGGAATTCTTGTATGGAGAGTATAAGTATGGGAGTGCCTTTAGCAACTTGGCCATTGCATTCAGATCAACCTTTGAATGCTCTGTTTATCACACAAGTGCTCAAAGTGGGTGTGGCTGTTTTGGAATGGGAGCAGAGAGATGAGGTTGTGAGTTCATCCATGATTAGCAGAGCTGTTAGGACATTAATGGCTTCAAATGAAGGTGGTGAGGTGAGAAAAAGGGCTGAGGAATTGGGTGGTGAAGTTAGAAAGTCTACTGAAAAAGGAGGTGCCACTCGTATGGAATGGGATTCTTTCATTGCTCATATCACTAGATAA